The Actinomycetota bacterium region CCCTCCACCACCTGGATCTCGATGACCTCCAGGTTCTCGCGCCTCAGCGAGAACAGGTGCACCAGCGAGTGCTGGGGCACCTCGTGCTCGATCAGCGAGAGGATCGACTCGGTCGCGCATACCGTGGGCGCCACGCCCAGCAGGTCGAAGTGCTGCTGGTTGCGCGGGTCGTTCACCCGGGCCACGACGTTCTCCACTCCGAAGTGATCGCGCGCCACCTGCCCGATGATGATGTTGTCCTCGTCATCACCGGTGACGGCGATGCACACGTCGGCGCGCGCCATGCCCGCGGCGTCGAGCACGAAGATCTCGGTACCGTCGCCGTGGCGGGCCATGTGCTCGAACTCCGACTCCAGCGTGGCGTACCGCTGGGGGCGGGCCTCGACGATGGACACCTCATGGCCCATGCGCAGCAGCGCGCGCCCCAGGTTGGCGCCCACCTTTCCCCCGCCCACGATCACCGCGTACATCAGGCAGCCTGCTCCTCATCGCCCGTGGCGAAGGCGCGCAGCGCCTGCGACATGCGATCGATGGCGCTGCGCGTGGGGCACACGGTGACGAGGCCCTTCTCCTCGTAGAACTTCGCGCGCGCGGGGTCGAGCACGCGCACGATCACGCAATCCACCAGATAGCGGTCGCGCGCGAGCTGCGCGATGACCAGGTTGGTGTTGTCGCCGTTGGTGGCCGCCACGAAGGCGTCCGCCCGCTTGATGCCCGCGGCCTCGAGCACGGTGGTCTCGAGCGCAACTCCCTGCACGAACTCCCCGGGGAAGTCGCTGCCGAGCCGCTGCAGCGCCTCGGCGTTCTGGTCGATCACGTTGACGTCGTGACCATCCTCCGCCAGGTCGCGCGCCACCCGGGCGCCAACCCGGCCACACCCCACAACCACGACGAACACCCGCGCTCCTCCAAGAGATCGACTGAACCCTAGTCCGACCGCTGCCGCCACCACAGCCACAGGCGCCCGCCGCCGGCGATGACCAGCGCGACGCCCAGTATCCACGCCACGGCGCTGGCCCCGGTGACGGCGCACCGCACCAGCTGGATCACGCCCAATGCAAGGATGAGCCCCGACAGGACGATCGTTGCGATGGCGCGCCCGTCCATGACGCCGCAGGATGCGGGGGCCCGGTTGCCCGGGCCCCCGCATCCTGCGTTCCTAGACCAGGAAGGGGATGAGCAGGAGCGCCACGATGTTGGCGATCTTGATCATCGGGTTGATGGCGGGACCCGCGGTGTCCTTGTAGGGGTCACCGACGGTGTCACCGGTCACCGCCGCCTTATGGGCCTCGGATCCCTTTCCGCCGAACTCGCCGTCCTCGATCAGCTTCTTCGCGTTGTCCCACGCTCCACCGCCTGAGGTCATGGAGATGGCCACGAAGATTCCGGTGACGATGACGCCGAGCAGCAGTCCTCCAAGCATCACGCGCCCGTTGTCGACGCCGAAGATGAAGGCGACGATGATCGGCACGATGATCGGGATGAGGCCCGGGATCAGCATCTGCTTCTGCGCCGAAGCCGTGACGATGCGCACGCTGCGCGCGTAGTCCGGCTTCTCGGTGCCCTGCATGATCCCTGGCTTTTCCTTGAACTGCTGGCGCACTTCCTCCACCACCTGGGCTCCTGCGCGTCCCACCGCCTCCATGGAGAAGGCGGCGAAGATGAAGGGCATGAGGCCACCGATGAAGAGTCCGACCACCACGAACGGGTCGGCGAGGTCGAACGAGAGATCGAGTGCCGTCTCGCCCGCCTTCCCGATCGCGAACTTGAGTTCCTCGACGTACGAGACGAAGAGGATCACGGCGGCGAGGCCAGCCGAACCGATGGCGTAGCCCTTGGTGACGGCCTTGGTGGTGTTACCGACCGCGTCGAGCGGATCGGTGACCGCGCGCACCGAGTCGGGCAGCTCGGCCATCTCGGCGATGCCGCCCGCGTTGTCGGTGATCGGGCCGTAGGCGTCGAGCGCCACGACGATCCCCGCAAGCGAGAGCATTGCCATCACCGCCACGCCGATTCCGTAGTAGCCCGCCAGCTCGTACGAGCTGACGATGCCGGCCACGATCACGATCACCGGCAGGGCGGTGGCCTTCAGGCTCACGGCGAGGCCGGCGATGATGTTGGTGGCGTGCCCGGTCTCGGACGCCTTGGCGATGCTGCGCACCGGCGGCCAGATGGTGCCGGTGTAGTACTCGGTGATGGCCACCAGCAGGATGGTCACGCCCAGGCCCACCAGAGCGGCCCAGTAGTAGTTGGCCCATCCGCCCGGGATGATCCCGTTGGCGCCACTCGGAACAACGCCCTCCATCATCCACTTCGTCAGCGGGATGAAGAGCAGGGCCGAGAGCACCGCCGCCACGCCCAGGCCCGTGTAGAGCGCCGAGGTGACGGAGCTGTTCTTGCCGAGCCTCACGAACCACGTGCCGATGATCGAGGTGATGATCGACGCGCCGCCGAGCAGAAGCGGGAACAGGATGGCGTTGATGGAGCCGGTGCCCACGAAGAACAGCGAGCCCAGGAACATCACCGCCACGGTGGTGACCGCGTAGGTCTCGAACAGGTCGGCGGCCATACCGGCGCAGTCGCCGACGTTGTCGCCCACGTTGTCGGCGATCACGGCCGGGTTGCGCGGGTCGTCCTCGGGGATTCCCGCCTCGACCTTGCCCACCAGGTCAGCGCCCACGTCGGCGCCCTTGGTGAAGATGCCGCCGCCCAGACGGGCGAACACGCTGATGAGCGAGCCGCCGAAGGCCAGGCCCACGAGCGGGGCAACGGCCTCCTTGTCGCCGCCGAGGACCAGGAAGTACCCGGCCACCGCCAACAGGCCCAGGCCCACCACGAGCAGGCCCGTGACCGAACCGCCCTTGAACGAGATGCTCAGGGCCGGCTTGAGGCCGCCCCGGGCCGCCTCGGCCGTGCGCACGTTGGTGCGCACCGAGACGTTCATTCCGATGAAGCCGGCCGCGGCGGACGCCACGGCACCGATGAGGAACCCGATCGCGGCCTTCCAGCCGAGCAGCGACGAATCCACTGCGCTGCCGAGGAAGCCGATCACGAGGAACAGGACCACGGCGACGACGCCGATGATCGCGTACTGACGGTTGAGGTACGCCTTGGCGCCCTCCTGGATCGCTCCTGCGATCTCGCGCATCCTCTCGTTGCCCGCGGGCTGCTTGAGGATGTATGCGGCGAGACCCAGGCCGTATGCGATGGCGATGAGCCCGCAAACGAGCGCGACCCATGCACTATTGTCCGACAGCCAGCCGGCCAAGAACTGCCTCCAGGTCTAGGGATACGGGTCCGGCGCTCAGCCGGGCCTGCGCGTGCGGGGGCCGGGGCCCCCGCACGCGACGCGGTTTTCTACCAGACACCACGGCGCGATTGCCCATGAGAGTGCCAATAATGCACCCCGATGCGACCTGCCATCGCCCTCTCCATCGCCGCGGCTGCCGCCGGTGCCGGTGCTGCCCTCGCGCTGGCCCGCGGCGTGCGCCAACCCGGTCCTCGCCTGCCCGGCGACCGGCTGGTGAAGCGCGCGGTGCTCACGCGCACCATGCGATCACGCATGCCCGGCACGCCCGATGCGGTGTGGCCCTGGCTCGCGCAGTTGGGTGCCGGGCGCGGCGGGTGGTACTCCATCGACCTCATCGACAACGGCGGGCGGCCGAGCGCCAGGGCCATCGACCCCGACCTTCAGCGCATCGCGCCGGGAGACCGGCTGGAGGCCTCCACGTGGGGCGGTCCGCCCTTCGTGGTTACGTCACTCCGGGAGAACCATTCGCTCGTCACGGTGCTGCGGGCACGGCGGGGGTGGCTGCGGGTGTCGTATGCCTATGTGATCGACGCCCACGAGGCGGGCGCCAGCACGCTCACGGCCCGCCTGCGCATGGGCGGGCACCCGGGCGTGGTGGCCCTCCTGCTCTCCCCCATGGTGCTGCTGGGCCACGAGGTGGGCCAGCGCGTGCAGTTCGCCCGGCTTCGCCGCCGGATCAGTGGTCGCTGATCACGGCGCCCTCGAGGGCGTTGCCGCAGGCGTCCTGATGGGACGGGATGCGCGGGATCACCGAGAACAGCAGGTCGCGAAGCCGCTCGTTGTTCTTCGCGAAGACCTCGAACACCTCGGCCAGTGACACCGGCTGCACCCCCTGCATGCCCTCGAGCCCGGCGTCGTAATCGGTGACCAGCGACACGTTGGCGTAACAGATCTCGAGCTCGCGGGCGAGGTGGCACTCGGGGTAGGCGGTCATGTTGATGGCGTGCCAGCCCATGTGGTTGAACCACTTGCTCTCGGCGCGGGTGGAGAACCGGGGGCCCTGTACCACCACCACCGTGCCGCCGTCGTGAACGGGGATCCCCAGCTCCTTGCAGCCATCCACCAGCAGGCCGCGCAGGGTGTCGCAGTAGGGGTCGGCGGCGCTCACGTGAGTGGCGTGCGGGCCGTCGTAGAAGGTGTCCTTGCGGGCCGAGGTGCGGTCGATGTACTGGTCGCACACCACGAACTCGCCCAGGCCGATGTCGGGTTGCAGGCTGCCCGACGCACATGGCCCCAGCAGGTGCGTGACCCCGAGCTCCTTCATGGCCCGCACGTTCGCCCTGTAGGGGATCATGTGCGGCGGGTACTGATGGTGGTGGCCGTGCCGCGGGAGGAACGCCACGCGGCGCCCGCCGACATCGCCGATCACGATGTTGCCGCTGGGCGCCCCATACGGGGTGTCCATCACCACTTCCTCGGTGTCCTGCAGGAACGAGTAGAAACCCGAGCCCCCGAACACCCCGATCTCCGCGCGCTGGTCGGCCACGGTTGCTACTTGTCCCCGGGGGTCCAGATCTTGCCGCCGCCCTCGGCGCCGCCGGGCGTCCACAGGTCGCCACCGGCCTGACCGCCCGCGGGGGGCTTGGGAGCCGCGCCGCCGCCGGCACCGCCCTCACCCTCCTCGCCGCCTTCCCTCGCGGCCTTGGCCTGATCCACCAGCTCGGCGAAGGCCATCTGCAGCTGCGCAAGGGGCTCGGCGAACGGCTTGGCGGCCTCCTCGCCCATGATGGCGTTGGTCACGGCGAGCAGCGCCCGCAGCGACTCGATGGCCAGGCCGGCCTGCGGCAGGTCGAAGTCCTCTTCGCCGCGCGGACCCAGGCCCATGCGGATCGCCGCCATGTCGGTGAACGTGGCCATCGTCTGGAAGACGACGTCCTGCACCGGCGTGGTCATCAGGCGGCGCAGCATCTCGGCCGCAACCATCTCCTCCTGGGTGAGCTCGCGCTCCTCCCCGTCGCCCTCGGGCGCCGTCGGCTCGTCAGTGCTCATGCGTTGCTCACCGTTCCCATCATCTCGAGTGCGTTCTCCGCCGAGCGACGCGTGCGCTCGGCGGCCTGTGCGTGCATCGCCACGATGTCCTCCCCGGACTCCATGGCGCGAATCTGGCGCAGCGCGCCGTTGCCCTCATCCAGCATTGTCGGGACCGCCGCGAGGAACGGCGCAAGCCCCAGCCGGTCGTGCGCCGGGGCCGAGTACTCCAGCAGGGCGCGCACGGCGTCGCCTGTGGTGCGCTCCTCGCCGGTGGCGAAGTCGATCATCTTGCCCGCCAGCCCGTGGCGCTGTGCACGCCAGAGGTTCTCCTCGAGCAGGCGCCCGGGGTGGGCCGGCAAGGGCTCGCCGGCGTCGTAGGCCTCGGCGAAGCGCGCCACCAGCGCCAGCGACAGCGCGGTTATTCCAAAGGCCTCCACCATGTCGGTCTGGCCGTCGGCGATGCGCACCTCGATGGTGCCGAAGTCGTGGTGCGGCCGGATGCTCCACCAGATCTGCGTGCTCTCCACGATCGACCCGGTGCGCTCGAGCAGCCGCACGAAGTCGGCGTACTCGTCGAAGTCCATGAGCGGATCGGGGATGCCGCAACGCGGGAACGACTTCGTGAACAGCGACGTGCGGGTGGAGTGCAGCCGCGTGACCCTGCCCAGGTACACGGCGCTGTTGGCTGACAGCGCGAGAATCTCGGGCAGCACGCTGCGCATGGCGGTGCACACGCGAATGGCGCGGTCGGCGTCGCGCAGGCCGACGTGCAGGTGCTGCGACCAGGTGTTGTTGATCCACGCGATGTATCCGAGCTCGCCGGCCACGCGCTCGTAGTGCGGGGTGTCGATGATGCGCTGGTCCTGCCATGGGCTGAACGGATGGCAGCCGGTGATGGCCGTGGCGATGCCCAGCGACTCGGCATGCCTGATCACCGCCAACCGCCCCTCGGCCAGCTCGCGCGCGGCGCCGGCGAAGGTCATGTGGGGGGCGGTCTTGTACTCGATCTCGCTGGTGATGAGCTCGCCGGCGAGGTGGCCCCTCAGGTCAGCGGGCGCCGAGTCGTGGACGTCCTCGAACCGCTGCACCAGCGCCATCGAGGTGGGGTCGAGCAGCTGGTACTCCTCCTCGAGCCCCACGGTGAAGTCGGTGGAGGCGGCGAAGCGGTCGCGCACGCCGTCGAGTATCGAGGGAGCCTCGGGCACGGGCGCGCAGGCTACCAGCGCACCCCCGCGCGCCGGTCAGCCGGTGACCGCCCCCGCCCGCCGGTTGGACAGGTATGCCCGTGCCTGCCCCAGCGGATAGGTGGCCTTCTGCCGCGGGGCCCGCAGGTACCACTTGGTGGTCACCCGCACGGTGCCCTTGCGAAGGGCGGCCGCGAGCGCCGGGGTGGGCGTGCACCGGGCCTCGAGCCGCCGGCCCGCGAGCCGCGCGGGTCCGCGACAGGCCGTCACACGTCGCGCGGCTGTCTCGCGCGCCGTCGCGCTGGCCCCCGTGACGAAGGTCGTCTGCATCGTGACCGGGGGAAAACCGGCCACGGCTTCCCCCATATAGCTCACGAACGACACGGTCACCACGATCTTGCGGTCGGGATCCCACGGGCGGGCGGTCGCGTGGCTCGCCCACCACACGGCCGTGGCGGCGCAGGCGCCCGCCAAGGCGAGCGCGGTGATCTTCCGGGGGGCGACGAGGGGCATCGGGAGCAACAGCAGCGGCGCCACGGGACCTCACCCCGGCCCGGGTTCGCACGGCGCCCTCCGAGGGGGTGATACGGTCCCGTCGGACCGCACGGCACAGGGCCCTGCGGCGCGAGGAAGCACCCCGTCTGGACGCAGTTGTTCCCGGTAGATGGTGGATGGTTCCTCACCATCGCGGCGCGTGCCGCAGGGAGAACAACCGAATGACAGACGTGACCTTCGCCGAGCTCGGCGTGAGCGACGCCGTATGCGAGGTGCTTGACGGCAAGGGCTTCGTGGCCCCCTTCCCCGTGCAGGAGAGCGTGATCCCCGAGGCCCTCGAGGGACGCGACCTCACCGTGCGCGCCCCCACCGGATCGGGCAAGACCCTGGCCTTCGCGCTGCCCACCGTGGAGTTCCTCAACGAGCCCCACGGCTACCCGGGCGCGCTGGTGCTGGCCCCCACCCGTGAGCTCGCCGTGCAGATCACCGAGGAGATCGAGCCGCTGGCCGCGGCCCTCGGGCTGAAGACCGCCGTTGCCTACGGTGGCGTGCCGCTCGACCGCCAAGCCAAGAAGGCCGCCGTGGCCGACTTCGTGGTGGCCACACCGG contains the following coding sequences:
- a CDS encoding YbdK family carboxylate-amine ligase; this translates as MPEAPSILDGVRDRFAASTDFTVGLEEEYQLLDPTSMALVQRFEDVHDSAPADLRGHLAGELITSEIEYKTAPHMTFAGAARELAEGRLAVIRHAESLGIATAITGCHPFSPWQDQRIIDTPHYERVAGELGYIAWINNTWSQHLHVGLRDADRAIRVCTAMRSVLPEILALSANSAVYLGRVTRLHSTRTSLFTKSFPRCGIPDPLMDFDEYADFVRLLERTGSIVESTQIWWSIRPHHDFGTIEVRIADGQTDMVEAFGITALSLALVARFAEAYDAGEPLPAHPGRLLEENLWRAQRHGLAGKMIDFATGEERTTGDAVRALLEYSAPAHDRLGLAPFLAAVPTMLDEGNGALRQIRAMESGEDIVAMHAQAAERTRRSAENALEMMGTVSNA
- a CDS encoding sodium-translocating pyrophosphatase; protein product: MSDNSAWVALVCGLIAIAYGLGLAAYILKQPAGNERMREIAGAIQEGAKAYLNRQYAIIGVVAVVLFLVIGFLGSAVDSSLLGWKAAIGFLIGAVASAAAGFIGMNVSVRTNVRTAEAARGGLKPALSISFKGGSVTGLLVVGLGLLAVAGYFLVLGGDKEAVAPLVGLAFGGSLISVFARLGGGIFTKGADVGADLVGKVEAGIPEDDPRNPAVIADNVGDNVGDCAGMAADLFETYAVTTVAVMFLGSLFFVGTGSINAILFPLLLGGASIITSIIGTWFVRLGKNSSVTSALYTGLGVAAVLSALLFIPLTKWMMEGVVPSGANGIIPGGWANYYWAALVGLGVTILLVAITEYYTGTIWPPVRSIAKASETGHATNIIAGLAVSLKATALPVIVIVAGIVSSYELAGYYGIGVAVMAMLSLAGIVVALDAYGPITDNAGGIAEMAELPDSVRAVTDPLDAVGNTTKAVTKGYAIGSAGLAAVILFVSYVEELKFAIGKAGETALDLSFDLADPFVVVGLFIGGLMPFIFAAFSMEAVGRAGAQVVEEVRQQFKEKPGIMQGTEKPDYARSVRIVTASAQKQMLIPGLIPIIVPIIVAFIFGVDNGRVMLGGLLLGVIVTGIFVAISMTSGGGAWDNAKKLIEDGEFGGKGSEAHKAAVTGDTVGDPYKDTAGPAINPMIKIANIVALLLIPFLV
- a CDS encoding TrkA family potassium uptake protein — translated: MYAVIVGGGKVGANLGRALLRMGHEVSIVEARPQRYATLESEFEHMARHGDGTEIFVLDAAGMARADVCIAVTGDDEDNIIIGQVARDHFGVENVVARVNDPRNQQHFDLLGVAPTVCATESILSLIEHEVPQHSLVHLFSLRRENLEVIEIQVVEGSRAEGTPVADLPMPPARW
- a CDS encoding S-methyl-5'-thioadenosine phosphorylase, with amino-acid sequence MADQRAEIGVFGGSGFYSFLQDTEEVVMDTPYGAPSGNIVIGDVGGRRVAFLPRHGHHHQYPPHMIPYRANVRAMKELGVTHLLGPCASGSLQPDIGLGEFVVCDQYIDRTSARKDTFYDGPHATHVSAADPYCDTLRGLLVDGCKELGIPVHDGGTVVVVQGPRFSTRAESKWFNHMGWHAINMTAYPECHLARELEICYANVSLVTDYDAGLEGMQGVQPVSLAEVFEVFAKNNERLRDLLFSVIPRIPSHQDACGNALEGAVISDH
- a CDS encoding TrkA family potassium uptake protein; protein product: MRGPGQPGPRILRRHGRARHRNDRPVGAHPCIGRDPAGAVRRHRGQRRGVDTGRRAGHRRRRAPVAVVAAAVGLGFSRSLGGARVFVVVVGCGRVGARVARDLAEDGHDVNVIDQNAEALQRLGSDFPGEFVQGVALETTVLEAAGIKRADAFVAATNGDNTNLVIAQLARDRYLVDCVIVRVLDPARAKFYEEKGLVTVCPTRSAIDRMSQALRAFATGDEEQAA